A stretch of DNA from Hippoglossus stenolepis isolate QCI-W04-F060 chromosome 16, HSTE1.2, whole genome shotgun sequence:
GCACAATTTGTGCCAGTGGAAATCATGTGGTTAGCCTCATCTGTTGATGAAGTGTGCCACTGAGCACCATGTGGGTTTTTACACCTagagtctcttttttttttgtttctgttctatAAGAAAAATCAAACAGCATACATTTTAACAAGCTTTCAACCTGCTACTTAGGCCCTGTTCAAAGATCCGTTCACAAGTGGTCAGTGTTAAGTCCGTCCTGAAtgcgtctcctgtgaccacttgtgatcaaaCCTCACTTACCCGGAAAATAAATATGTACGACATTTGCGTAAGTGAGGaccaaataatgttgtttttagccaggggaaagattttaccaatttaagaaaagtctCCATCAATATGTACTGAATAGTGTTGATAGTGTGGTTCACGCGGCTAAATGAATGCGGCCATGTGCGTCCCacaccacctctgaatgtggtctgagtgatctgAACGCATTTGGGTGCGACCTGGACTTAGCGCTGGCCACTTGTGAacggatcactcaggacagatgtacCAGGCCTGAATGGGgttttacattcatttcattaGTTCTGCTACATTAGTAGAGTAAAGCTGCATAGCCACAATGTCCATCATTCATTGTACATCATGTACCGTTAATGAGATGTTTATTAGGCTTTCATTAtcataaatgtaattttaatgttaaaattagTGAGGTACAGTGTTAGGTGTCATGCATTCTAATTATCAAGCACTCTCAGCACTCACTGAGAGTAGTGATGCTCATGTTCGTGTTTCCTTCATGGTTTTGTCAGAACAGTCTTGGTTTGGTTACCAGTGGGACTTCCTCTCTTTGGCAACCAGCTCCAGGAAATGGGAATGACTTGCATAGAGGGGTGAAGACGAGTCCACATCAGCCCACTTGACTTGTCCTGCGTCATCGCCGGCTTGCAGCGGCAGCTCGCTCACACTGTCGCCTACGGTAACAACAGAGATATCTCACAGTCCCACAAAAATGCAGTTTGTTGCCCCCAGAGTGAAAATGTATCAGAACTATACATTTCAATTGTTTAATGCAAAAATTATTGATACCTGAGTCATCATGGAAGTTGACCACGACTGTCTCCATCCAAGCATTGTCAGTGTTTCTAGGATCATCCACATAGCCTTTATAGAcctgagggagaaaaacaagataCTTCAGTTTTCTTATAGAGGCAACTTATTGACCAGAAAGTGATAAGCAAGTCTTTGTCAGCTGCCCACCTGAAACCCTGTTGATTTAAAGAGTTTCGTGATGCGCTCATTGATTTTTGCTCTCTCCGATGGCGACACCGAAAGAGAGTTCAACGCTTCCTCCGAGAACTCCCGCTGCAGCGTGAGGGTGACCTGCTCCCCTGCATCCACCATCCCCTACAACACGAGCACATGGCACACACATTAACACGCAAGTCACAGACACATGGCATCCTAAATAACCCAAACCACACCCCCCATTCCTCGGCTGTGAATTTATTTCTGTTATCCTTGAGAAATCTTGAATAGTTGTGAGCATAAAATGGTCGGCAGGTAGATCGTGAAAATTTAAACGTGAAATTCACCAACCCCAGGGATGGCCCACTGCCCACAGTCCTTCCTCTTGATGGACACAAACTGCAGGATAGGCTTTTTGGTGACTGGGTGTTGTATCTTTGCTCCTTTGGCATCTACTTTCCACCTGCCAGAGAGCGAcatatgaaaagaaaactgcaaagtACACAAGGCTCCTTGATCTAATGAACTGTGATTAGCGAGAATCTGGATAGTAAAGATGtgtaaagtaaagaaaagattACCTGGTGACAACTGGATCTGCCGCATGATTGGGTCCCCATCGTCCCAGCAGACCTCTAGCGATCAACCCTGTGCGTCCACGAGGATTCCTAAAGGAGTGAAAAGTGAGTTCAATCATTTGTTTCTTAACAATTcttggaaaatatgtttttcataaatgtaTATTGAAGAGCTCgtacaaataaaaaagtcttTAGTACTCTGGTCAGTTTTCCTGACATGTTTGTCCATTAATATTAAAGCTTACTGAAGTGATTGCTCTTTATATtaaaatttaatgaaatatttctGGGATGCGAAAGTGTTGCTAAAATGAAAGGTCCCTCCGGAGAATCGACATCCCCGCGAGCAGCTCTTTGCAACCACTGCTGGATTAAAGCCATCATTAGGAAAAGTGTTTCGCACATTAGCAATCAGAACAAGAGAGATATAACCATAACCATTGATCCGGCAACTTTCTTCTGAAGTCTGCTTTGTATCTGTCAAAGCTTGAAAATCCTTAAATCCAGAggtaatatttaattttttaggTAAAACAATTTCTCTTGCTCTGCAACTTACAGTGGCTTTCCATTTTCAACCTTGTAGCTGCCCTCGAAGCTTGTCCTGTCCACAGAACCATCCACAGCGTTGAAATTTGGACTGAAAGACctgcaaaaacaagaaaaagtcaTCAAAACTGGTTGGATTAATGTGCAATGGACTCACACAGCTAGCTTTACATGTAAAAATCTCACAACAGCCAGGGAAATCTATAACTAATTCTACAGGGCATTCATCTATCCactcatccattatctataccacttatcctttaagggttgcTGCCGGCTGACATTGGGGAAGAGGTGGGCCACACCCTGGACAGGCGGGAAATGTATTGCAAGGCAGACATATAGATTtaaaccattcacactcacatttgcAACTAAAGTCAATTAAGAGTCTCAAATTAACCCAAATCTGTATGTCTTTGGATATATTTTTTCGGCACGAGTTGCTCACCCGATATCAGGATCTGCCCATGCTGGCTTCTTTGCTACCGCAGAGTCGGTGTGGCTGACTGGTTTATACTGTGGCCAGTTCTGACTCCAGTCCACCTGGTTATCGGGCACCGGGAAGCGCTTGACGTTGGATCCTGGATACTGAGGGCATCTGGATTTTGCGTGAGGAACCGCTGAGGTCGGCATTGTCAGGACGCTGGTCGTGTAGAGGTTACAGCAACTGGAAGTGATCGGTCTGGCGGTGTGGCTGCTGATGAAAGGAGGGAAGGATGAGCAGGCGATGGCAGACCTGCAGGGGAAGAAATGTCAGACACGTTGGGTTGAGACCCCCCCGCCCCCATATCCACTCCTTGCTTTTGTGGCTCTTCAGGAGATAATAGATAAACACCTTCCCACAGCATTAACTTCATGCCACactaaaaaaacactttactgTTGTTAGCGTATTGAAATCATCATGACATCAGGACAAGTCATTTTTACAGTATGATACACACATCTGTCAGCTTACGTAATAATGATTTCGCAAACATCACATGATTATTTGTTGAAttctgtttgacattttaatactGATATGTTTTTCAATTTGATTTTGCACGTAAGCCCAGCACTGTGGTTCACTGTGCTATTGATTTTAAATC
This window harbors:
- the nudt9 gene encoding ADP-ribose pyrophosphatase, mitochondrial isoform X1 codes for the protein MIHFLLRRNWMCRIRLALTLLGLPCTVGSSGRRSAIACSSFPPFISSHTARPITSSCCNLYTTSVLTMPTSAVPHAKSRCPQYPGSNVKRFPVPDNQVDWSQNWPQYKPVSHTDSAVAKKPAWADPDIGSFSPNFNAVDGSVDRTSFEGSYKVENGKPLNPRGRTGLIARGLLGRWGPNHAADPVVTRWKVDAKGAKIQHPVTKKPILQFVSIKRKDCGQWAIPGGMVDAGEQVTLTLQREFSEEALNSLSVSPSERAKINERITKLFKSTGFQVYKGYVDDPRNTDNAWMETVVVNFHDDSGDSVSELPLQAGDDAGQVKWADVDSSSPLYASHSHFLELVAKERKSHW
- the nudt9 gene encoding ADP-ribose pyrophosphatase, mitochondrial isoform X2, yielding MIHFLLRRNWMCRIRLALTLLGLPCTVGSSGRSSHTARPITSSCCNLYTTSVLTMPTSAVPHAKSRCPQYPGSNVKRFPVPDNQVDWSQNWPQYKPVSHTDSAVAKKPAWADPDIGSFSPNFNAVDGSVDRTSFEGSYKVENGKPLNPRGRTGLIARGLLGRWGPNHAADPVVTRWKVDAKGAKIQHPVTKKPILQFVSIKRKDCGQWAIPGGMVDAGEQVTLTLQREFSEEALNSLSVSPSERAKINERITKLFKSTGFQVYKGYVDDPRNTDNAWMETVVVNFHDDSGDSVSELPLQAGDDAGQVKWADVDSSSPLYASHSHFLELVAKERKSHW
- the nudt9 gene encoding ADP-ribose pyrophosphatase, mitochondrial isoform X3, producing MPTSAVPHAKSRCPQYPGSNVKRFPVPDNQVDWSQNWPQYKPVSHTDSAVAKKPAWADPDIGSFSPNFNAVDGSVDRTSFEGSYKVENGKPLNPRGRTGLIARGLLGRWGPNHAADPVVTRWKVDAKGAKIQHPVTKKPILQFVSIKRKDCGQWAIPGGMVDAGEQVTLTLQREFSEEALNSLSVSPSERAKINERITKLFKSTGFQVYKGYVDDPRNTDNAWMETVVVNFHDDSGDSVSELPLQAGDDAGQVKWADVDSSSPLYASHSHFLELVAKERKSHW